CAAATGTTGCGAAATGGGCAGACTTTTAATGTGATCAAGCTTAATTTGAGGGAACAAATCATCAAATTCAGAAAACTTTAGCTTGAAATAGTAGGTAATCAAACTAGAAGACAGGATCGCTAACAATGCCTTTAAGCTAAAATTTATCGGCTTCTCTATTTTAACCGTGTAAATTTGTTGGTCTACTACAAAATTGTTTTCTATGAAAGCAATATTAATTCTATCCGAAAGTATTTTTCGAATCAAAATTCTTTCACCTTCAAAAAACTTTGGGTCACGAGGTTCAGCTAACCAATCACCGTAACTTATGAAACTGTCCTGATTCCAAGTTAAATGCCAACGTTGCAAATTTTTCCCTCTCAAATATGGAACAAACGTATCATCGACTTTGTGAATTGATTGAAATGGATCGGATTCTATAAACTCCTTTGTGTGCCCTTTTCTTTTGTGGTAAATCCCTACCCCCCTAACCGCTTCACAAAAATCTCCAATAACAATTGAATTGGTCTCTATTTTCTTTATTAATTGAGTAGTTCGCTGATCGAGAAACACATTTATTATAGCTCCTTTTTCATGCGCCCAATCTTTTTGATTTCCAAAACCAATAGAATCAAATTCACTGTTCTCGCATTTCAGAAGTTGTACATTATCGTTCATTTCACCTAATGAAAAAGTTACAATGACCGTATCAACACTGGCACTTGCAAAAGTTCCCGATGGCATTAACACTATATCTTTCAATGAAGTATTGTTTAACATGAACCTTCTAACGGATTCAAGATTCAGATTATTTAACCATGTATTTGGAACAATGAAGGATGTTAATCCAATCTCAGAGATCAACTGTATTCCTTTTTCAAGGAACAACATGTATAGATCAATTTGATATGCTGCAGTATGATAAGCACGTGTCAAAAAAGCTTTATCTATTTCATTAAAATTCTCCCCTTTGCTACTTACATAAGGCGGATTCCCAACCACCACATCAAACCCTCCTTTGGCAAATGCCTTTGGGAATTGGGCTTGCCAGTCAAAGGCCAAGTCTCCTGCTACTTCAGGGTCATCGATCAGGGAGTTGCCTACTTTGATATTGGAACTGAGGGTGCTGAGTTTTCTGCCCTTCTGTGCCGTGCGCAGCCATAAGCTGAGGCGGGCGATCTCCACAGATTCTTCATTGATATCGACGCCGAAGATGTTGTTTTCGAGGATATGGTTTTCCACGTTGGGGAAGACGATGCTGCTGCCAAAGAGCATGGATTCGAGTTCGTCGAGATAGCGGTGCTCGGCCATCAGGAACTCCAGAACCTGATTCAGGAAAGCGCCCGATCCGCAGGCAGGATCGCAGATAGCGAGTTGCAGCAGCCATTCTCTGTATGCTTTGAGTTGGGCTACAAGCTTCTGCAGGGTGTCTTTCTTCCTCCCGGCTTTCCCCTTGGCAAATTCCTCATCGATGATGCCGAGTTCGGCTTTTTTCTCCGCGCAGAGTTTCCCGAGGGTATTGTCCACGATGTATTTGGTGATGTACTTGGGGGTGTAGAATACCCCGTCTTTCTTCCGCTTGGTTTTGCTTTTGTCTACGACTGTCCCCTCCAGCGAAGCGCGGACATTCTCTATATCGTTGAGACTATGCTCGAAGATATGCCCGAGGATATTGGTGTCCACTTCCGATTCGAAGTCGTACTCGGTGAGTTTGGAGACGTGCTTTTTGAGCAGGGTATCGGAGATAGTCAGGCTGTCCAAAAGTTCATCAGGTGCGAAGAGTCCGCCGTTGTAGGCATGGATTTCGGCTTTGCCGGGAATCACCCTACCGGTATTCATATAGCCAAAATACTTTTTGAACCGGTCATACAGCGGTCGGTACTCGTCCATCTCGGCGAGCTTGACCCATTGCTTGACGATCTCGGAGATGGAGTTTGGTGGCAGCAGTCCCTTGTCCTCGGCAAAGAAGATAAAGAGAAAGCGGTCGAGCAGCTTTTGGCTTTTCTTATAGAGCAGAAGTTCGTCCTGTCCGGGATTGTTGGCGACCATATCCTGCCAGAGTTCCTGTTTGAAGGCAGAGTAATCCGCATAAAGTTTCTTGGTGACCTGTTCTTCTACAAGGAGCGATTCGGTTTTGATCTGTTGGGGGATTCCTGCAAGGAGGTTGTCCTTTTGGAGCAGCAGCCACAGCAGACGGAATTCCTCCTGCTGCATCTGCAGGATAGAAAACTCGATATAATCTACCGCATTGTGGATATAGAAGCGCAGCTTTTCAAAGTTGCTCGTGATGACATAGATACAGTCGGGATGGTTGTTTTTATAATTGAAAGCCTGATCCCTGATTTTTTCCAGGTCTTTGGTATCTGTCCCTTTCAGTTCTATGACGGCGATGGCTTTGCCGTCTTTAATGATTGCACCATCCGTTTTCTTGCTGTCCTTGATGTTTTTGAGTTCCGTGGTCAGGTTAAAATCCGGATCGGGATTGATCGTGTAGCCGAGGATATTTACAAAGAGTTCACGGAGAAATCCCTCCTGAAACTGTTCTTCTTTCGATGCCCGGATATTTGCCCGGCGCATGGGATCGTGGAAATACGTCAGGTAAGCCCCAAAGGCAGCATGCATAGCAGCCTGTTCCTGACCTGCGAGGTATTTCTTAAGAACTGAATTCTGAAAAAGAGCCATAAGCTAAATTTGATCAAAAAGGGATGCTAACTGATTTGTTTTTGAAGATAAGGAAGGAAAGTAAATTTTCGGTCAATGGAGGGGAAAAAATCAAAAAATTAAGAATGAATAATTCAGAATAAGGAATGTTTGTGGAGACACAAACATTGGCGGAGGTATTTTGAGGTTTAGTAAGGAAAATAGACACTGCTTCTGGCAGTGTTTTTTTTTGACCATAACAAAGATATTTCAGCGCCAATGACCAATTTTTGGGTTATGATATTGTTAAAAATATAAAATATTTTTATAATATGTATTAAAAACATATATTATTATTTATGTGATTTTTCTGAGAATTTTGATCGAACCAAATCAAAACCTCCATATGAAAAAAATAACAGTAGCCAAAGGCGACGGAATTGGACCTGAAATAATGGATGCCACCTTGGAAATCATCCTTGCCGCAGGTGCCAAAATTGAAATTGAAGAGATCGAGGTAGGGGAGAAAGTGTACCTTTCGGGCAACACCTCGGGAATCGCAAATTCCTCATGGGATATCATCAGGAGAAACAAAATTTTTTTGAAGGCTCCGATTACCACCCCCCAAGGTGGCGGATACAAAAGTCTGAATGTGACTACCAGAAAATTTTTGGGACTGTATTCCAATGTTAGACCTTGCAGAAGTTTGCATCCTTTTGTGTCGACCAAGCATCCTGTCATGGATGTCGTGATCGTCAGGGAAAATGAGGAAGATCTGTATGCCGGCATCGAGCATCAGCAGACGGATGAGGTAGTACAATGCCTCAAGCTTATCAGCCGTCCGGGTTGTGAAAAAATTGTCAGGTATGCCTTCGAATATGCCCGTCAGCAGAACAGGAAAAAAGTAACCTGCTTCACCAAAGACAATATCATGAAGCAAACGGATGGTCTTTTCCATAAAGTTTTTGATGAAATCGCGAAAGAATATCCTGAAATAGAAAACGAACATTGGATCATAGATATCGGCGCGGCCAAGTTGGCAGATAGCCCGGAAGCATTTGACGTATTGGTCATGCCCAACCTTTATGGGGATGTTTTGTCAGATGTGGCCGCCCAGATCACAGGTTCAGTAGGACTTGCGGGATCTGCTAATATCGGAGAGGAATGCGCCATGTTTGAAGCGATTCATGGTTCAGCACCGCGCAGGGCCGGCCAAAACATTGCAAATCCCTCAGGACTTCTTCAAGGGGCCATCATGATGTTGAACCACATTGGGCAGTCAGATGTCGCCGAGAAAGTACAGAATGCCTGGCTCAAAACCATTGAGGACGGAATCCATACCTACGATATTTTTAAAGAAGGAGTGAGCAAAGAGAAAGTTGGAACCAAGGAATTTGCTAAGGCAGTGATTGCCAGATTGGGTCAGAAACCACAGGTATTTCCTGCTGTCCACTATGACAAAAACATTCCCATGGTCTTGCCAAAATACAAGAAAAAGCAGCCGGCCAAAAAGGAATTGGTAGGAGTTGATGTGTTCGTCCATTGGAATGGAACCAGTGCAGAGGAAATTGCAGCGCTGGTTCAGAAAATGAATTTTTCTGAGGTCAAACTCTCCATGATCACCAACCGCGGAATCAAAGTTTGGCCTGAGGGATTTGAAGAAACATTCTGCACAGACCATTGGAGATGCAGATTCAAACCAAAAGAGGGCAGGTCTTTTTCCAAAGCCGATA
This window of the Aquiflexum balticum DSM 16537 genome carries:
- a CDS encoding Eco57I restriction-modification methylase domain-containing protein, which translates into the protein MALFQNSVLKKYLAGQEQAAMHAAFGAYLTYFHDPMRRANIRASKEEQFQEGFLRELFVNILGYTINPDPDFNLTTELKNIKDSKKTDGAIIKDGKAIAVIELKGTDTKDLEKIRDQAFNYKNNHPDCIYVITSNFEKLRFYIHNAVDYIEFSILQMQQEEFRLLWLLLQKDNLLAGIPQQIKTESLLVEEQVTKKLYADYSAFKQELWQDMVANNPGQDELLLYKKSQKLLDRFLFIFFAEDKGLLPPNSISEIVKQWVKLAEMDEYRPLYDRFKKYFGYMNTGRVIPGKAEIHAYNGGLFAPDELLDSLTISDTLLKKHVSKLTEYDFESEVDTNILGHIFEHSLNDIENVRASLEGTVVDKSKTKRKKDGVFYTPKYITKYIVDNTLGKLCAEKKAELGIIDEEFAKGKAGRKKDTLQKLVAQLKAYREWLLQLAICDPACGSGAFLNQVLEFLMAEHRYLDELESMLFGSSIVFPNVENHILENNIFGVDINEESVEIARLSLWLRTAQKGRKLSTLSSNIKVGNSLIDDPEVAGDLAFDWQAQFPKAFAKGGFDVVVGNPPYVSSKGENFNEIDKAFLTRAYHTAAYQIDLYMLFLEKGIQLISEIGLTSFIVPNTWLNNLNLESVRRFMLNNTSLKDIVLMPSGTFASASVDTVIVTFSLGEMNDNVQLLKCENSEFDSIGFGNQKDWAHEKGAIINVFLDQRTTQLIKKIETNSIVIGDFCEAVRGVGIYHKRKGHTKEFIESDPFQSIHKVDDTFVPYLRGKNLQRWHLTWNQDSFISYGDWLAEPRDPKFFEGERILIRKILSDRINIAFIENNFVVDQQIYTVKIEKPINFSLKALLAILSSSLITYYFKLKFSEFDDLFPQIKLDHIKSLPISQHLPDSNDKFTQLVNMGLNMVSQLNDLKEGILMLIKSKFSIEQPSNKLQNWPSLDFKEFLRELTKAKVKLSLSEEAEWMAYFHEQKAKAQSLQSDITRLDREIDKLVYELYGLTEEEIRIVEGGEG
- a CDS encoding NADP-dependent isocitrate dehydrogenase; protein product: MKKITVAKGDGIGPEIMDATLEIILAAGAKIEIEEIEVGEKVYLSGNTSGIANSSWDIIRRNKIFLKAPITTPQGGGYKSLNVTTRKFLGLYSNVRPCRSLHPFVSTKHPVMDVVIVRENEEDLYAGIEHQQTDEVVQCLKLISRPGCEKIVRYAFEYARQQNRKKVTCFTKDNIMKQTDGLFHKVFDEIAKEYPEIENEHWIIDIGAAKLADSPEAFDVLVMPNLYGDVLSDVAAQITGSVGLAGSANIGEECAMFEAIHGSAPRRAGQNIANPSGLLQGAIMMLNHIGQSDVAEKVQNAWLKTIEDGIHTYDIFKEGVSKEKVGTKEFAKAVIARLGQKPQVFPAVHYDKNIPMVLPKYKKKQPAKKELVGVDVFVHWNGTSAEEIAALVQKMNFSEVKLSMITNRGIKVWPEGFEETFCTDHWRCRFKPKEGRSFSKADIIELLSRASHLDIDVIKTENLYFFDGVQGFSLGQGQ